A stretch of DNA from Serinibacter arcticus:
CGCGCCGTTGCCCATCGCGATGCCGAGGTCGGCCGTCTTGATGGCGAGCGCGTCGTTGACGCCGTCGCCCGTCATCGCGACCGTGTGGCCGCGCGACTGCAGGGCCTCCACGATCCCGACCTTCTGCTCGGGCGTGACGCGGCCGAGCACCGACGCGCTCTCGAGCGCCGTGGCGAGCTCGTCGACGTCCTGGGGCAGCTGACGCGCGTCCGCCCCGGGGACGTCGCCGCCCGAGCCCAGCAGGTCGACCTTGCCGGCGATGGCCGCCACCGTGGTGGGGTCGTCGCCCGAGATGACGCGCAGCCCGACCTCCTGGTCGCGGAAGAACGCGAGCGTCTCGGCCGCGTCCTCGCGGACGTGCTCGCCGAGCACCACGAGGGCGACGGGCTCGACGACGGGCAGCGGGGCGTCCGGATCCGGGAGCGCCTCCCCCGCACGGCAGAGGACGACGACGCGCGAACCGCCCGTGGCGCGCGCGTGCGCGGCGGCCAGGGTGCCGGTGGCCAGGGCGTCCTCGCGGCCCGCGAGCACGACCTCGGGGGCGCCGAGCACCCACGCGCGATCGAGCAGGAGCGCCGACCACTTGCGGGCCGAGGAGAAGGGGACCGTGCCGCGGACCGCGGCGTCGTCGCCACCGGGCAGGGCGACCCCGATCGCGGCCGCCGTGGCGTTCGCCTCCGGGTCGGCGCCGATCGCGGACAGCGCCGCCAGCACGTCGGGCGAGAGGTCGACGGCGTGGGCGTGGCCCTGCGCGTCGATGGCGAGCATCTCGTCGCACGCGATGGCGCCGTCGGTGATCGTGCCGGTCTTGTCGAGGCAGATGACGTCGACGCGCGCGAGCACCTCGACGGCGGGCAGCTCCTGCACGAGCACGTTGCGGCGGGCGAGCACGACGGCGGCGAGGGCGAAGTTCATCGAGATCAGCAGCACGAGACCGTCGGGGATCATCCCGACGACACCGGCGACGGCCTGCACGACGGCGTCGCGCCAGGTCCCGTCGTCGCGCACCGTGTCCCAGCCACCCAGGGCCCTGACCTGGCTCAGCCCGAGCAGCAGCGCCATCGGCACGATGATGATCGTGATGACGCGCAGGATGCGCTTCACGGCGCCCTGCAGCTCCGAGGACGCGAGGGAGTAGCGGCGCGCCGCCGCGGTGATCTTCTGGGCGTAGGCGTTCTCGCCCACGCGCGTCGCGACGACGCGGGCGGACCCGGCGACGATCGACGAGCCCGAGAGCACCTCGTCGCCGACGGCCTTGCGCACGGGGCGCGACTCGCCGGTCAGCAGCGACTCGTTGGCCTCGAGGCCGCGGACCTCGAGCACCTCGCCGTCCACGGGGACCTGGTCGCCCGTCGAGACCGAGATCACGTCGTCCTTCACGATCTCGCCGACGGCGAGCGTCACCACGGCGCCGTCGCGCCAGACCTGGGCGGTCGGGGCGTCGAGGATCGCGAGGTTGTCGAGCGTGCGCTTGGAGCGGTACTCCGTCACCACGCCGATCGCGGTGTTGAGGATCAGCACGAACCCGAACAGGCCGTCCTGCCACTGCCCCGTGAGCATGACCAGCACGAACGCCGTGGCCAGCATCGCGTTGAACAGCGTGAAGGTGTTGGCCCGCAGGATCTGGCCCAGGCTGCGCGAGCTGGAGTCGTCCGCGACGTTCGTCTCGCCCCGGGCCACCCGGTCGGCGACCTCGGCCGAGGTGAGGCCGCCGACCGCGGTCGGCGCGTCGGCGGTGCTCATGCCGGGGCGTCCAGCACGGCGACGGTCTCGACGTGGTGCGTGTGCGGGAAGAGGTCGTAGGCGTGCAGGTCCCGCGGCGCGTAGCCGCCCGCGACCAGCAGGGCGAGGTCGCGCGCCAGCGACGCGGGGTCGCACGAGACGTAGACGACGCGGCGCGGCCGGGCCGCGAGGATCGCGTCGACCACGGCGGCCCCGGCGCCCGCGCGCGGCGGGTCGAGCACGACGACGTCGGCCCCCTCCGCCGTCGTCGCACCGATCGCGGACGCCACGTCACCGTGCACGAGCTCGATCCACGGGTGGGCGTGGGCGTTGCGGCGCGCGTTGCGGACGGCGGCGTCGTCGCCCTCGATCGCGACGACGCGGCCCGTCTCCCCCACGGCGTCCGCGAGCGGCAGCGTGAGCAGGCCGGCGCCGGAGTACGCCTCGACGACGCGCTCCCCCGGCTGCAGCTCCGCAGCCGCCAGCACGCGCTCGGCCAGCAGGCGGGGCGCCCCGTGGTGGACCTGCCAGAAGCCGCCGCCCGCGACCCGGAACTCGTACCGCCGCGTCTCGCCGTCGGTCCCCGTCACGAGCACGCGCTCGCGCACGTGCTTGCGCGCCTGGCCCAGCGACTCACCGTCGACCAGCACGAGCAGACCGCTCGCCGAGCGGACCAGCTCGACCCGGGCACCTGGCCGCAGGCGCGACCCGCGCTCGCGGCTGCGGCGCACGTGCTCGGCGATCTCCGGGACGGCCAGCGGCATCGTCTTGAGCGCGATGAGGTCGTGGCTGCGGTGCGGGTGCATCGCGAGCCGGCCCGCGTCGTCGACGACGAGCTCGATGCGCGTCCGCGTGCCGAGACCGTCGGTCTCGCCGGGGACCGCATCGACCACGACGTCGGTGAGCTCGAGCTTGCCGATCCGCCGCAGCGTGTCGTTGACGACGGCGGCCTTCCACGCGCGCTGGGCCTCGAGGGTGAGGTGACCGAGCTCGCCGCCACCGACCCCGCCGGGACCGGCCTCGGGCCAGACGTGGCGCACGCGGTCGGGCGAGGCCTGGTGGACGCGGGTGGCGTCACCCCGCCAGAACCGGGCGTCGGGGGCGTCCTCGGTGAGCGTGACGTCGACGACCTCGCCGGGGGCCGCGTGGCGCACGAAGATCACCCGACCGTCGTGCCGCGCGACGGCGTGACCGCCGTGCGCGGGGTCACCGACGGTGACCTCGTGGAGAACTGCGGGCTCGGAGCTGCTTGTCACGCGTTGTCGTCCTTCGTCTGCCACGGCACGGCGGGCTCGTCCCACCGGCTCACTCCGCTGCCGCCCTGGGCGGAGCTCAGCTGCCACGGGACCGAGGCGACGACCACCCCCGGGGAGAACAGCAGTCTGCTCTTGAGGCGCAGGGCGCTCTGGTTGTGCAGGAACTGCTCCCACCAGTGCCCCACGACGTACTCGGGCACGTACACGACCACGAGGTCGCGCGGCGAGGACCGCCGCA
This window harbors:
- a CDS encoding HAD-IC family P-type ATPase; the protein is MSTADAPTAVGGLTSAEVADRVARGETNVADDSSSRSLGQILRANTFTLFNAMLATAFVLVMLTGQWQDGLFGFVLILNTAIGVVTEYRSKRTLDNLAILDAPTAQVWRDGAVVTLAVGEIVKDDVISVSTGDQVPVDGEVLEVRGLEANESLLTGESRPVRKAVGDEVLSGSSIVAGSARVVATRVGENAYAQKITAAARRYSLASSELQGAVKRILRVITIIIVPMALLLGLSQVRALGGWDTVRDDGTWRDAVVQAVAGVVGMIPDGLVLLISMNFALAAVVLARRNVLVQELPAVEVLARVDVICLDKTGTITDGAIACDEMLAIDAQGHAHAVDLSPDVLAALSAIGADPEANATAAAIGVALPGGDDAAVRGTVPFSSARKWSALLLDRAWVLGAPEVVLAGREDALATGTLAAAHARATGGSRVVVLCRAGEALPDPDAPLPVVEPVALVVLGEHVREDAAETLAFFRDQEVGLRVISGDDPTTVAAIAGKVDLLGSGGDVPGADARQLPQDVDELATALESASVLGRVTPEQKVGIVEALQSRGHTVAMTGDGVNDALAIKTADLGIAMGNGARATKAVSRLVLLDGKFSTLPGVLAQGRRVIANMERVANFFLVKTAYSTVLALVTVLAGFVVPIAYPFLPRQLTLVSALTIGIPGFLLSLPSSSERYVPGFLRRVLTFAIPAGVVVAVAALVVTAVASDPDVAGTQMARTLATLSTLGLGMVVVVLHARPLVWWKVVMVAVLTLAGLAAPYVPLAADFFLLERPDAKHWLIVAVVVVVGGALLVGVRALARRAGTSGRGKIS
- a CDS encoding class I SAM-dependent RNA methyltransferase, with protein sequence MTSSSEPAVLHEVTVGDPAHGGHAVARHDGRVIFVRHAAPGEVVDVTLTEDAPDARFWRGDATRVHQASPDRVRHVWPEAGPGGVGGGELGHLTLEAQRAWKAAVVNDTLRRIGKLELTDVVVDAVPGETDGLGTRTRIELVVDDAGRLAMHPHRSHDLIALKTMPLAVPEIAEHVRRSRERGSRLRPGARVELVRSASGLLVLVDGESLGQARKHVRERVLVTGTDGETRRYEFRVAGGGFWQVHHGAPRLLAERVLAAAELQPGERVVEAYSGAGLLTLPLADAVGETGRVVAIEGDDAAVRNARRNAHAHPWIELVHGDVASAIGATTAEGADVVVLDPPRAGAGAAVVDAILAARPRRVVYVSCDPASLARDLALLVAGGYAPRDLHAYDLFPHTHHVETVAVLDAPA